From Phragmites australis chromosome 5, lpPhrAust1.1, whole genome shotgun sequence, a single genomic window includes:
- the LOC133917964 gene encoding uncharacterized protein LOC133917964, with translation MEVSLTGCQLIRVGPRLLTCIVRDAARRIDPPPPAHPSSSTRPRRWAGCSRWDHPRARARRPVSPSSSSWCRFSSRQSRQLAAARGTGGGALEDVRAKEASARERRRRRAGGEATRSSAATAVARAIEGDGVREGRHAIARRRRGRIQHPRRRSREKAAARGRGGVALEPIVGEVGYGIYGPRLSMQLSYIFPHNIPSSRNKP, from the exons ATGGAGGTCTCCCTGACAGGGTGCCAGCTCATCCGCGTGGGGCCCAG GCTGTTGACTTGTATAGTCCGAGACGCCGCGAGGCGCAtcgatccccccccccccgcccaccCCTCGTCGTCGACCCGCCCCCGCCGGTGGGCAGGCTGCTCCCGATGGGACCACCCGCGCGCCCGCGCCCGACGGCCAGtttcaccctcctcctcctcctggtgcCGCTTTTCTTCTCGCCAGTCGCGTCAGCTG gcggcggcgcgcgggaCGGGCGGAGGCGCGCTCGAGGACGTGCGCGCGAAAGAAGCAAGTGCGCGCGAGAGAAGGCGGAGGCGCGCGGGAGGGGAGGCGACGCGGTCGAGTGCGGCTACAGCGGTGGCGCGCGCGATAGAAGGCGACGGCGTGCGGGAGGGGCGGCACGCGATTGCACGTCGTCGGCGAGGGCGGATACAGCATCCGCGGCGGCGCTCGCGAGAGAAGGCGGCAGCGCGCGGGAGGGGCGGCGTCGCGCTCGAGCCCATTGTCGGCGAGGTTGGCTACGGCATCTATGGCCCGAGGCTGTCCATGCAGTTGTCCTACATTTTCCCTCACAACATCCCATCGTCTCGCAACAAGCCCTGA
- the LOC133917578 gene encoding FCS-Like Zinc finger 5-like isoform X2, with product MAGLSVLLETTHHKNHPGKPQIISKATLLLHSPRQQQVSPPPAVSSSFLQRCSLCHKELAEGRDIYMYRGDRAFCSVECRCRQIFIDEDAGNGGGALARQQAIRRRRLCVLINQQTDSR from the exons ATGGCCGGGCTGAGTGTTCTCCTGGAGACCACCCACCACAAGAACCACCCCGGGAAGCCTCAGATCATCAGCAAggccaccctcctcctccacagccCCAGGCAGCAGCAggtctcgccgccgccggccgtgaGCTCCTCCTTCTTGCAGCGCTGCTCGCTGTGCCACAAGGAGCTCGCCGAGGGAAGGGACATCTACATGTACAG AGGTGACAGGGCGTTCTGCAGCGTGGAGTGCCGGTGCCGGCAGATCTTCATCGACGAGGACGCCGggaacggcggcggcgcccttgCGCGGCAGCAGGcgatccggcggcggcggctttgCGTACTGATTAACCAGCAAACAGACAGCCGCTGA
- the LOC133917578 gene encoding FCS-Like Zinc finger 5-like isoform X1 produces MAGLSVLLETTHHKNHPGKPQIISKATLLLHSPRQQQVSPPPAVSSSFLQRCSLCHKELAEGRDIYMYRSVRVNTGDRAFCSVECRCRQIFIDEDAGNGGGALARQQAIRRRRLCVLINQQTDSR; encoded by the exons ATGGCCGGGCTGAGTGTTCTCCTGGAGACCACCCACCACAAGAACCACCCCGGGAAGCCTCAGATCATCAGCAAggccaccctcctcctccacagccCCAGGCAGCAGCAggtctcgccgccgccggccgtgaGCTCCTCCTTCTTGCAGCGCTGCTCGCTGTGCCACAAGGAGCTCGCCGAGGGAAGGGACATCTACATGTACAGGTCGGTTAGGGTCAACAC AGGTGACAGGGCGTTCTGCAGCGTGGAGTGCCGGTGCCGGCAGATCTTCATCGACGAGGACGCCGggaacggcggcggcgcccttgCGCGGCAGCAGGcgatccggcggcggcggctttgCGTACTGATTAACCAGCAAACAGACAGCCGCTGA
- the LOC133919202 gene encoding uncharacterized protein LOC133919202: MDKIQSDCPYPGCFFCVMKEANPSKRRASVLKFFRELPSQDDDGQVLPISGLWNTAMAHPNDPEFINLGIFECMTALIWKGLKNRRWLAHDQNIYIPYYAAHIIGSYTMNMEEFAEHAVRAGVIPPLVELLRGRLTWVEQRVAVRALGHLATYPSTFPAVADHGEVLELAIQLALSSLEIVYSHFYQFVDRRVSYHCDLLTRGMGGVEMESRKAEEWASQLQCWSLQLINCFAFKPEFLHDICKADFLIKLPGMWGGLVNENSPAGVGLLRTICQSRIGRGHVANISGTIDALCNIARSSDDWQYMAVDCLIWLVQDANTCHKVIDKVAPTLIDLADISTLGDYKKLGDIIVTVLQKCMQQNGNSRSTISTQAKEEIDELLRSKQSYKLEKNMPKEDLHIKQAAALVVKLEGNSLFSSGNIEGAAAKYSEALALCPMKSKKERVVLYSNRAQCYLLLQQPLAAISDATHALCLHSPVNRHAKSLWRRAQAYDMLGFAKESLLDAILFINECSQSNDPDLSLKQNKVPDYAERLVKKQMRAAWLFREAALKHGGVHCEGDISDAFGQEADDSEWETASESDTENDARGEADDETEWKNDGHQEDFGGES; the protein is encoded by the exons ATGGACAAGATACAATCTGACTGCCCTTATCCTGGATGTTTCTTCTGTGTTATGAAGGAGGCGAATCCTAGTAAACGAAGAGCAAGTGTGCTTAAGTTCTTTAGGGAACTTCCTTCTCAAGATGATGATGGTCAAGTTCTCCCTATTAGTGGTCTTTGGAACACTGCAATGGCACATCCGAATGACCCTGAGTTCATCAACTTGGGCATATTTGAATGCATGACAGCTCTTATATGGAAAGGATTGAAAAATAGGCGCTGGCTTGCACATGATCAGAATATTTACATCCCATATTATGCAGCACACATAATTGGATCCTATACAATGAATATGGAGGAGTTTGCGGAACATGCTGTTCGTGCTGGTGTAATACCTCCATTAGTTGAACTCTTAAGAGGTAGGCTGACTTGGGTGGAGCAAAGGGTTGCTGTTAGAGCATTGGGGCATTTGGCGACATATCCTAGTACATTTCCTGCAGTTGCCGATCATGGAGAAGTACTTGAACTTGCCATTCAACTTGCTTTGAGCTCTCTAGAGATTGTGTACTCTCACTTTTACCAATTTGTGGATCGAAGAGTTAGCTACCATTGTGATCTTCTTACACGTGGCATGGGTGGTGTGGAAATGGAATCCCGCAAAGCTGAGGAATGGGCTAGTCAACTGCAGTGCTGGTCTTTGCAACTCATTAACTGCTTTGCATTTAAGCCTGAATTCCTCCATGATATTTGCAAGGCTGATTTTCTAATCAAGTTACCTGGAATGTGGGGTGGACTTGTGAATGAGAATTCACCTGCTGGTGTTGGTTTGCTAAGAACAATCTGCCAGAGCAGGATCGGCCGAGGTCATGTTGCCAATATTTCTGGTACCATTGACGCTTTATGCAACATTGCTCGTTCTTCAGATGACTGGCAATACATGGCTGTTGATTGTCTGATCTGGTTAGTTCAGGATGCAAATACTTGTCATAAG GTTATAGATAAAGTTGCACCAACATTGATAGATTTAGCAGATATTTCAACACTGGGTGATTATAAAAAGCTTGGTGACATTATTGTTACAGTCCTCCAAAAATGTATGCAGCAGAATGGGAATTCACGCAGTACAATTAGTACTCAGGCCAAAGAAGAAATTGATGAGCTCTTGAGATCCAAGCAAAGCTACAAATTGGAAAAGAATATGCCGAAGGAGGATCTTCATATAAAACAAGCTGCAGCGTTGGTTGTAAAGTTGGAAGGCAATTCTCTTTTCTCTTCAGGGAATATTGAAGGAGCTGCAGCGAAATACTCTGAAGCACTTGCGCTGTGTCCAATGAAGTCCAAGAAAGAACGTGTGGTGCTTTATAGCAATCGAGCTCAGTGTTATCTTCTCCTGCAGCAGCCTTTGGCTGCCATAAGCGATGCGACTCATGCATTGTGCCTTCATAGCCCTGTTAATCGTCATGCAAAGAGTTTGTGGAGAAGAGCTCAAGCATATGATATGCTTGGTTTTGCTAAAGAGAGCCTATTGGATGCAATCCTCTTCATAAATGAATGCTCTCAGTCAAATGATCCCGACTTGTCCTTGAAGCAAAACAAAGTTCCGGATTATGCCGAGCGATTAGTGAAGAAGCAGATGCGTGCTGCTTGGTTATTCAGGGAAGCAGCTCTGAAACATGGGGGAGTCCATTGTGAAGGAGATATTAGTGATGCCTTTGGTCAAGAGGCCGATGACTCTGAGTGGGAAACAGCTAGTGAAAGTGACACTGAGAATGATGCTAGGGGAGAAGCAGATGATGAAACTGAATGGAAGAATGATGGCCACCAGGAAGATTTCGGTGGGGAAAGCTGA